Proteins from a single region of Chanodichthys erythropterus isolate Z2021 chromosome 13, ASM2448905v1, whole genome shotgun sequence:
- the tmem248 gene encoding transmembrane protein 248 isoform X1, with product MVLLLNPLENLKTYISNRPPLVIFMVSVSAVAIAFLTVGYFFKIKEIKSPEMTEDWNTFLLRFNEIDFCISENETLKHSLNESITPESTVTSSQTRSSTQSPPLLEDPGLINISVAITLTLDPLRPFGGYSRNITHLYASVLGQQVGLAGREAHEEMNITFTLPVAWNSDECILHGRCEQMVFSTCMTITAASNVFPVTVQPPHCVPETYSNATSWYKIFTTARDSDTKYTQEYNPFWCYKGAIGKVYHTLNPKLTVIVPDDDRSLINLHLMHTSYFLFVMVITMFCYAVIKGRPGKVRQNNPDFCPEKVALSAG from the exons TTTTTATGGTCAGCGTCAGTGCTGTGGCTATTGCTTTCCTCACTGTAGGATACTTCTTTAAGATCAAGGAGATCAAATCACCTGAAATGACCGAG GATTGGAACACCTTTCTTCTCCGATTCAACGAGATTGACTTTTGCATCTCAGAAAACGAGACCCTCAAGCACAGCTTGAATGAGTCCATTACACCAGAGAGCACAGTGACCAGTAGCCAGACGCGATCCAGCACCCAGTCGCCACCCCTGCTGGAGGACCCTGGTCTGATCAACATCTCTGTGGCCATCACATTGACCCTGGATCCGCTGAGGCCATTTGGAGGCTATTCGCGCAATATTACCCACCTTTATGCTAGTGTCCTTGGGCAGCAAGTTGGCCTTGCTG gCAGAGAGGCCCATGAAGAGATGAACATCACTTTCACTCTGCCAGTAGCCTGGAACTCAGATGAGTGCATTCTGCATGGTCGTTGTGAGCAGATGGTCTTCAGCACCTGTATGACCATCACAGCAGCCAGTAATGTCTTCCCAGTCACAGT GCAGCCGCCTCACTGTGTCCCAGAGACCTACAGCAATGCCACATCCTGGTACAAGATTTTCACCACAGCACGAGATTCGGACACAAAGTACACACAGGAGTACAACCCATTCTGGTGTTACAAAGGTGCCATTGGGAAGGTGTATCACACACTGAATCCCAAGCTCACTGTCATCGTTCCAGAT GACGATCGCTCTCTCATTAACCTGCACCTCATGCACACCAGCTACTTCCTGTTTGTGATGGTCATCACAATGTTCTGCTATGCAGTCATTAAGGGcaggcctggcaaagttcgacAGAACAACCCAGATTTCTGTCCAGAAAAG GTGGCCTTGTCGGCAGGATAA
- the tmem248 gene encoding transmembrane protein 248 isoform X2, whose product MVLLLNPLENLKTYISNRPPLVIFMVSVSAVAIAFLTVGYFFKIKEIKSPEMTEDWNTFLLRFNEIDFCISENETLKHSLNESITPESTVTSSQTRSSTQSPPLLEDPGLINISVAITLTLDPLRPFGGYSRNITHLYASVLGQQVGLAGREAHEEMNITFTLPVAWNSDECILHGRCEQMVFSTCMTITAASNVFPVTVQPPHCVPETYSNATSWYKIFTTARDSDTKYTQEYNPFWCYKGAIGKVYHTLNPKLTVIVPDDDRSLINLHLMHTSYFLFVMVITMFCYAVIKGRPGKVRQNNPDFCPEKV is encoded by the exons TTTTTATGGTCAGCGTCAGTGCTGTGGCTATTGCTTTCCTCACTGTAGGATACTTCTTTAAGATCAAGGAGATCAAATCACCTGAAATGACCGAG GATTGGAACACCTTTCTTCTCCGATTCAACGAGATTGACTTTTGCATCTCAGAAAACGAGACCCTCAAGCACAGCTTGAATGAGTCCATTACACCAGAGAGCACAGTGACCAGTAGCCAGACGCGATCCAGCACCCAGTCGCCACCCCTGCTGGAGGACCCTGGTCTGATCAACATCTCTGTGGCCATCACATTGACCCTGGATCCGCTGAGGCCATTTGGAGGCTATTCGCGCAATATTACCCACCTTTATGCTAGTGTCCTTGGGCAGCAAGTTGGCCTTGCTG gCAGAGAGGCCCATGAAGAGATGAACATCACTTTCACTCTGCCAGTAGCCTGGAACTCAGATGAGTGCATTCTGCATGGTCGTTGTGAGCAGATGGTCTTCAGCACCTGTATGACCATCACAGCAGCCAGTAATGTCTTCCCAGTCACAGT GCAGCCGCCTCACTGTGTCCCAGAGACCTACAGCAATGCCACATCCTGGTACAAGATTTTCACCACAGCACGAGATTCGGACACAAAGTACACACAGGAGTACAACCCATTCTGGTGTTACAAAGGTGCCATTGGGAAGGTGTATCACACACTGAATCCCAAGCTCACTGTCATCGTTCCAGAT GACGATCGCTCTCTCATTAACCTGCACCTCATGCACACCAGCTACTTCCTGTTTGTGATGGTCATCACAATGTTCTGCTATGCAGTCATTAAGGGcaggcctggcaaagttcgacAGAACAACCCAGATTTCTGTCCAGAAAAGGTATGA
- the tmem248 gene encoding transmembrane protein 248 isoform X3 has translation MDWNTFLLRFNEIDFCISENETLKHSLNESITPESTVTSSQTRSSTQSPPLLEDPGLINISVAITLTLDPLRPFGGYSRNITHLYASVLGQQVGLAGREAHEEMNITFTLPVAWNSDECILHGRCEQMVFSTCMTITAASNVFPVTVQPPHCVPETYSNATSWYKIFTTARDSDTKYTQEYNPFWCYKGAIGKVYHTLNPKLTVIVPDDDRSLINLHLMHTSYFLFVMVITMFCYAVIKGRPGKVRQNNPDFCPEKVALSAG, from the exons GATTGGAACACCTTTCTTCTCCGATTCAACGAGATTGACTTTTGCATCTCAGAAAACGAGACCCTCAAGCACAGCTTGAATGAGTCCATTACACCAGAGAGCACAGTGACCAGTAGCCAGACGCGATCCAGCACCCAGTCGCCACCCCTGCTGGAGGACCCTGGTCTGATCAACATCTCTGTGGCCATCACATTGACCCTGGATCCGCTGAGGCCATTTGGAGGCTATTCGCGCAATATTACCCACCTTTATGCTAGTGTCCTTGGGCAGCAAGTTGGCCTTGCTG gCAGAGAGGCCCATGAAGAGATGAACATCACTTTCACTCTGCCAGTAGCCTGGAACTCAGATGAGTGCATTCTGCATGGTCGTTGTGAGCAGATGGTCTTCAGCACCTGTATGACCATCACAGCAGCCAGTAATGTCTTCCCAGTCACAGT GCAGCCGCCTCACTGTGTCCCAGAGACCTACAGCAATGCCACATCCTGGTACAAGATTTTCACCACAGCACGAGATTCGGACACAAAGTACACACAGGAGTACAACCCATTCTGGTGTTACAAAGGTGCCATTGGGAAGGTGTATCACACACTGAATCCCAAGCTCACTGTCATCGTTCCAGAT GACGATCGCTCTCTCATTAACCTGCACCTCATGCACACCAGCTACTTCCTGTTTGTGATGGTCATCACAATGTTCTGCTATGCAGTCATTAAGGGcaggcctggcaaagttcgacAGAACAACCCAGATTTCTGTCCAGAAAAG GTGGCCTTGTCGGCAGGATAA